A stretch of DNA from Rattus rattus isolate New Zealand chromosome 1, Rrattus_CSIRO_v1, whole genome shotgun sequence:
TAGAATATCCTTGGTCTTTAGCTTATCTGTGTGATAAtaacaacaaagtaaaaacatGGTGAGGTAAtctttttgtgcactgtgtagaggttgtctttttattattcaaatggCTATTTCTGTACTTGCAGAGAGCTGATTACTATCCAgactttggtattgttattttaatGAAGCATCACCTGCCTCGGTGTTCTGTAAATATATATCTCCATCCCtcctgattggtttaataaacaTCTGATGACCAATGGCTGAGgcaagagagaaaaggcagaatgTCCGACTGGAGATGGGCTCAGTGGGAAGAATCAGGCACAGGAGGAATGAGTCAGcagatacagaggtggatggaggTGAACATCAGCAGAGAGGTAGACAAGGTCACTTGGTGGGATGCTGTCAGAATTAGTCAGGTTAGACCAGCTGGAGGTAGCCCAAGTTAAAGGCCTCAGCTCTGTGTCTATGTACAGCTGATGACTCCATGCAAGGCCGgcaataaaaccaaacaacattAGCAACAAAAACAGTTGCTTCTCACCCTCAAATGAAGCCAGGGTGGATCTCAAGTTAAATGCTAGTAAAGATATATACTTTTCTTAGTTTGATCCCCTTGATTCATAACTTTATAAAGTTTAAAGattcaaagtttaaaaaggaTAACCCTTCAAAATCAAGTGTCTGTCTCTGATAGAGCTCTAAGGGGGGAAATGGTTTTGGTCTACTGACAATCCCATTTCCAAAGCATGGCCCAGCAGAAAAGACACACCTGGATGAACCTATTATGCAGCTTAGAAAAGAGGACAAATGCCCATCATCACAGGACTCAACACAAACCTATCCAGCATACACCACTGggttccttctgtctcctctgatCCTTTAGAAAAATAACTACTTGATCTCTTCCCTTGTATCACAGCGAGCAAATGCCTTCTGCAGATACGGTATATTGATGAATTGCCACATACTGTTTGAATTCACCAAGAAAATAGTCTCTGGAGAGGGGATTCAGCCTTCCTACTTCAGATTCATGTACGTTTGTCTCAAAGCATCCCCCAAAGCATGTTAGAACTAGATGAAAAGTCCTTATTGCTAAAAACACTGTGAGTGGCCACGGGATGTGGAAAACTAAGGCTGGGACTGAGCTGGAAGCTCTCTTCTGGCTGATTTCCATCATGTTGAAAAGAATCACAGGATGCTGGGAAAGAAGTGTCACCAGACTGACATCTGGACCTCTGGGAAGAATAAAGTCCCAACTGAGGAGGCCACTGCTGTTGTTTTGCTCCTGTCAAATTCTCTGCAAATATTTGTACCTGTCCCCACAGGTTAATGCTATTGTCAGATTCCATAAAAGGTAACTTTTTTTCCTGTATTAGGAAGGATAGCCTCAAGTCCCAAGACTAAATGTTACTATAGCAATGTGGCCTAATAATTAGCCgtaagtgagagagaaagaattaaatatCTATATTACACTCTCTTAGGCTCAGAAAATATTGAGCAAGAAGGAATGGAAaaaatttaagagccagaggaaagaGTAGTATTTTGGACAGTTATTTCACCTGAATAGAAATACTTCATTGTGGTGGTTGGGATATGCTTGGCTCAAGAAGAGGCTCTAGGAGGTAtgttcttgttggagtaggtgtggccttgttggaggaagtgtgtcactgtgggagtgggctttgagaccctcttcctagccacTTGGGAGCTaatctgctcctggcttcctatggatgaagatgtagaactctcaacttcttcTCCTGCCTGCCAGAATGCTGCTTTCCTGCTATGGTAATAATTGACTGAACCACtaaacctgtaagacagccccaattaaatgttaacCCTTAtgtgagttgccttggtcatggtgtctttttacagcaATGGAATCCCTAAGACATTCATTATAGCATAAAAAGTAAACATAATATAGACGTTCCAGGAAACTCCTGAAACTTGCAGTAGTTCACAAGGGCCTTCTCCAAGACTGTACAAGCTGGAACAAGATGTTTAGGTaaggcccccatagattcatgtgttcaGACAAGCCTATTGGGGGccaggagtggaatgtgatggtttggatatacttggcccatggagtgacactattaggaggaagaagaaacagaccAACTGACTTGCCTAAAAGTTAAGTTCCAAAGCTATAGCTTTTATTAGTCATCACCCAATCAGGGTAGACTCTTTGGTGATACAGATAACTCTGGGTCACCCATGTTAAGTAAGTCACCCCTCATTATTTTTtgtaagtaatcccaataaaCTCTCTGCCTCACTGAGCTGAGTTTGACTGGAACCAAGTCTGCCTGTTGTCAGTGCCCCTATAGAGTATGAACAGATGTTCGTTCAACTCATCCTcggaaaagacagacaaaaatcaCAGAGTCAAACTATTTGGTAAATGGCTCAATTGAGCCTTCAaaacactcctcctcctcctcttccttctcctccttttctcttcctcttttccctcctcctccccttcttcttctctttctccatctttcccctcctctccctcttccttctttattttattagaattagtttttttcatacaatatgttctgattatggtttcctctCCTCTAAACTTCTGGGgtcctctccacttcctctcccaaCTGAATgcacactctttctgtctctcattagaaaacaaacgggcatctaaagaataaaaaaaatgaaataagataaaccaaaccaaaaccaaacaaactggatcaggacaaaacaaacagaaaaaaaaagagccaaagaaatgcATGAGGAACCCATAtcaatacagaaacacacaccctcatacacagAGGGATCCCATGAAAACACAGAACCAGATTCTCGATTTTGCTGATGATCTTGATGTTCTTGCCCTTCTCTCCCAGGACCTTCCAAACTTCATGCATGTCAGCTGCCTTGCAGATGAAAGATGCAAACACCAGGTCCACACCCTGCTCCACCCCAAACTTCAGGTCCTGGATGTCCTTTTCTGACATGGCAGGCAGGACCACAGCAACTCCAGGCAGGTTCACACCCTTCTTGCTGCCCAAGGAGCCACCATTCTCCACCTCTGTCACCAGGTAGTCAGCACCTTTCTCTTTGACTTCAGCGAGATGAACCCTTCATCCACGTAGATCTTGCTGCCCACCTCCATCACCTTGCAGATGTTCTTACAGTCCAGCCACAGGATGATCTTGTCACACTTCTCCACGTAGGCATTGTCCAGGGTGATCTTCAGAGTGGCTCCCTTCTTCAGCTCCACCTCTGTGGTGCCGCTGCCCTTGGTGAGTCCAGTTCTGATCTCCGGTCCCTTTATGTCCAGAGCCACTGCAATGGGACAGTAGAGAATGCAATCAGATGCAAAGCTTTCTGTGGCTGCACATACATTCTTGATGGTCTCTGCCTGGTACTCATGAGTTCCATGAGAGAAATTCAACGGAGCCACATTTATCCCAGACTTAATCATCTCCTTCAGCATCTCCACAGATCGGGAAGCAGGGCCAATGGTACACATGATGCCAGTGTTGTGGGCCGTGATGGGAGTGGAGTCCATGTCCAGGCGGCACACATGTTCCAGGAAGGTGTCAGCTCTGGCTGCATGGAGCTGCTGGGTCTGAATGAAGGCAGTCCCTGCTTCAATGTGTGGCTGCAGCATGGTCCCTGAGGTCCTCGGTCAGACTTAGAATCCTATTGTGATATCTAAAGTGGATGTCTGAGTCAGGACGCGCCTCTGTTGTGCATACCCCGCTGGATCTCataatctttctacctcctcctcctcagggctCCATGAGCACcaaggggaaggatttgatggagacatcatTTTAGGGCTCCAAGGACTAACTCTCTGCCCACTGTCTAGCTGGGGGTCTCAGTATTTTTCCATCTACTATAAAAGGACATTTCTCTGATGATATCTGATCAAGGCTCTGATTTATGAGTATAGAAGAATGTCAGTAGGAGTTGTTTTGTGGCTGTGTTCCTGTAACAGAACAGTATCATTTTGTTTTCCCCCGGGTCTCTGGTCTATCTTGTCTTATTGTTGGGAATGTGTTCTATCTCACAGTGGACGCCACAGTGTAGATATTGTTTGGTTACTGTCATAAGCTTTGTACAACTGTTGCACTCAAATATCTTGCAAGCGGGTCATCCTTTTAACTTGCTGAGTTTTTAAGTAGAttagtgtttacctttctccttcagTAGAGCACAGAACAcctaccttccagtaccatgaacatTAATCCACAGGAATGAAGGTTCTAGATAGGTACCAGCTTGACTTTGTTGTGTTCAATAAGATGTATAGATGTTGTCTTCAACAGTGGGGCCTTACTGCATGTTTGTGGAGAACAATCAACAGCCTTCTCAATACCCTGAGTTGTTTGCAGTTTCTCATGGAGCaactttggccaacaactcaattagatgtaacccattccagTCACTGGAAGCATCATTTGGTGTCAGAAGTCATTTcccgtttcactgaagcagagaaGTCTGCCTGCTAGGCGAGAGTCAAGGCCAAGTTCAGGAATTTTGTCCTGAAAGACATCTTTTAAGTCCACTTTGGATGGCTGAGGAAGGAAAATATCATGTTAATTATGTATCTGGGATAGGCAGCAACAGCTTATCTGTAAAGGAAAACTGGTTGTTAATTAAGGATTAAATAATGGTTATCAGTATAGTTGGTTTGACCAGTGGGAGTAGATTAGATGACTTTTAAACCTTAAAGGAAATTTGGAAAATTTTTGGACATAAATCACGAATGCTagggagaaaataaacatttaaataaagagacATGAAAATTTTGGGTTGAGAAGCACGAACATTGTCTTAGGTGTTCCTGttagagaaaacaaacatttaaacaaaacctgaaaattttGGGTCTCCTGTAtgtttttccattgtctttggcTGGCCTAGATTTAGGGGGGAGGGACGCACTTTCGGCTATGGCTGTGTGCTCTAAGCAGACTGATCTCTGTGttttccctgtttgttttttcttggctgATAAATCCTAAATGTAGATTGGAAGGAGATGAAAAGGCCAACTTTgaagctcaaaggaaaaaataaagtcttGATAGCACAGTCAGGGGTAAAGGGAATGAGAAGCAGTTGTTGGGTTAATGGTGGgggtctgctctgccacagggcatgCTGCTCTTGGAGGCAGGACAGGGGAAGTTTGGCCAAGCTTACCCCACCCTGCCAGCGAGCAGGGAGTTGGGAAGCTGCAGGAACACCACTCCTGGGGTGGGGAAGCTCAGTCTGAggctttgtcttgtcttgtcaGCAGTTGGCTACAGGCTTGGGCTTAACAGCTGGGAACATAGAGAAGCCTTCCACAGTTTAGTCTAGGCTCTGTAAGCGAAGGACTTCTCTACAGCTCCTGAAGGCGGGTCTTAATGGAAAGAGACAATCCATGGCTCTAAGGCATTTATGTCATGGAGAAAAGTGGATGAGAAAACTGTACCCCAACTTCTCAGGGCAAGCATGAGATTAAaaaccttttgcagggaggagtgtctaggAAGA
This window harbors:
- the LOC116901606 gene encoding LOW QUALITY PROTEIN: pyruvate kinase PKM-like (The sequence of the model RefSeq protein was modified relative to this genomic sequence to represent the inferred CDS: inserted 1 base in 1 codon) codes for the protein MLQPHIEAGTAFIQTQQLHAARADTFLEHVCRLDMDSTPITAHNTGIMCTIGPASRSVEMLKEMIKSGINVAPLNFSHGTHEYQAETIKNVCAATESFASDCILYCPIAVALDIKGPEIRTGLTKGSGTTEVELKKGATLKITLDNAYVEKCDKIILWLDCKNICKVMEVGSKIYVDEGFISLXVKEKGADYLVTEVENGGSLGSKKGVNLPGVAVVLPAMSEKDIQDLKFGVEQGVDLVFASFICKAADMHEVWKVLGEKGKNIKIISKIENLEIPKKPVGRWEWELLKRLDDPLSAQVVLGCFEQQQQ